One segment of Accipiter gentilis chromosome 26, bAccGen1.1, whole genome shotgun sequence DNA contains the following:
- the MAT2B gene encoding methionine adenosyltransferase 2 subunit beta isoform X1 — MVGREKELKIRFVPGRCELVEEDVHIPSRRVLITGATGLLGRAVFKEFNENNWNAVGCGYRRAQPRFEQINLLDSIAVHGIIHDFQPHVIVHCAAERRPDVVESQPDAASQLNVAASGNLAKEAAGVGAFLIYISTDYVFDGTSPPYKETDVPNPLNLYGKTKLEGEKAVLENNEDAAVLRIPVLYGDVERLEESAVTVMFDKVQFSNKSANMDHWQQRFPTNVKDVATVCRQLAEKRMLDPSVKGTFHWSGNEQMTKYEMACAIADAFNLPSSHLRPITDCPVVGALRPRNAQLDCSKLEMLGIGQRTPFRAGIKESLWPFLVDKRWRQTVFH; from the exons atGGTCGGCCGGGAGAAGGAGCTCAAGATCCGCTTCGTGCCGGGCCGCTGCGAGCTGGTGGAG GAAGATGTTCATATTCCCAGCAGGCGAGTTTTGATTACTGGTGCCACGGGACTTCTTGGCAGAGCTGTGTTTAAAGAATTCAATGAAAATAATTGGAATGCAGTTGGCTGTGGATACAGGAGAGCCCAGCCCAGATTTGAACAGATTAATCTTCTGGACTCTATTGCAGTTCATGGCATTATCCATGATTTTCAG CCTCATGTTATAGTGCATTGTGCTGCTGAGAGAAGACCAGATGTTGTAGAAAGTCAACCAGATGCTGCTTCTCAGCTCAATGTGGCTGCTTCAGGGAACTTAGCAAAAGAGGCAG CTGGAGTTGGAGCATTTCTGATCTACATTAGTACAGACTATGTATTTGATGGAACAAGCCCTCCTTATAAAGAGACTGATGTACCAAATCCCCTGAATTTATATGGTAAAACCAAACTGGAGGGTGAAAAGGCAGTCCTGGAAAATAATGAAG aTGCTGCAGTACTTCGGATTCCTGTCTTGTATGGAGATGTAGAAAGACTGGAGGAAAGTGCTGTGACTGTTATGTTTGATAAAGTGCAGTTCAGTAATAAATCTGCCAACATGGACCACTGGCAACAAAGATTTCCTACTAACGTCAAGGATGTAGCAACTGTTTGCAGACAACTAGCAGAGAAGAGAATGCTG gaCCCATCAGTAAAAGGAACATTTCACTGGTCTGGCAATGAACAGATGACTAAGTATGAAATGGCATGTGCAATTGCAGATGCTTTCAATCTTCCCAGTAGCCACTTGAGACCA atTACTGATTGTCCAGTTGTGGGTGCTCTTCGTCCAAGGAATGCTCAGCTAGACTGCTCAAAGTTGGAGATGCTGGGGATAGGTCAGAGAACGCCATTTCGAGCTGGGATCAAAGAATCACTTTGGCCTTTCCTTGTTGATAAGAGATGGAGACAGACAGTCTTCCATTAG
- the MAT2B gene encoding methionine adenosyltransferase 2 subunit beta isoform X2, which translates to MPEMLVETEQEDVHIPSRRVLITGATGLLGRAVFKEFNENNWNAVGCGYRRAQPRFEQINLLDSIAVHGIIHDFQPHVIVHCAAERRPDVVESQPDAASQLNVAASGNLAKEAAGVGAFLIYISTDYVFDGTSPPYKETDVPNPLNLYGKTKLEGEKAVLENNEDAAVLRIPVLYGDVERLEESAVTVMFDKVQFSNKSANMDHWQQRFPTNVKDVATVCRQLAEKRMLDPSVKGTFHWSGNEQMTKYEMACAIADAFNLPSSHLRPITDCPVVGALRPRNAQLDCSKLEMLGIGQRTPFRAGIKESLWPFLVDKRWRQTVFH; encoded by the exons ATGCCTGAAATGCTGGTGGAAACGGAGCAG GAAGATGTTCATATTCCCAGCAGGCGAGTTTTGATTACTGGTGCCACGGGACTTCTTGGCAGAGCTGTGTTTAAAGAATTCAATGAAAATAATTGGAATGCAGTTGGCTGTGGATACAGGAGAGCCCAGCCCAGATTTGAACAGATTAATCTTCTGGACTCTATTGCAGTTCATGGCATTATCCATGATTTTCAG CCTCATGTTATAGTGCATTGTGCTGCTGAGAGAAGACCAGATGTTGTAGAAAGTCAACCAGATGCTGCTTCTCAGCTCAATGTGGCTGCTTCAGGGAACTTAGCAAAAGAGGCAG CTGGAGTTGGAGCATTTCTGATCTACATTAGTACAGACTATGTATTTGATGGAACAAGCCCTCCTTATAAAGAGACTGATGTACCAAATCCCCTGAATTTATATGGTAAAACCAAACTGGAGGGTGAAAAGGCAGTCCTGGAAAATAATGAAG aTGCTGCAGTACTTCGGATTCCTGTCTTGTATGGAGATGTAGAAAGACTGGAGGAAAGTGCTGTGACTGTTATGTTTGATAAAGTGCAGTTCAGTAATAAATCTGCCAACATGGACCACTGGCAACAAAGATTTCCTACTAACGTCAAGGATGTAGCAACTGTTTGCAGACAACTAGCAGAGAAGAGAATGCTG gaCCCATCAGTAAAAGGAACATTTCACTGGTCTGGCAATGAACAGATGACTAAGTATGAAATGGCATGTGCAATTGCAGATGCTTTCAATCTTCCCAGTAGCCACTTGAGACCA atTACTGATTGTCCAGTTGTGGGTGCTCTTCGTCCAAGGAATGCTCAGCTAGACTGCTCAAAGTTGGAGATGCTGGGGATAGGTCAGAGAACGCCATTTCGAGCTGGGATCAAAGAATCACTTTGGCCTTTCCTTGTTGATAAGAGATGGAGACAGACAGTCTTCCATTAG